A genomic region of Canis aureus isolate CA01 chromosome 16, VMU_Caureus_v.1.0, whole genome shotgun sequence contains the following coding sequences:
- the AGPAT2 gene encoding 1-acyl-sn-glycerol-3-phosphate acyltransferase beta isoform X2 — protein sequence MHLCSVSAWSPAFPAGPLRRIIQWFVLSFKYVFGLRFEIKGRQKLELDHPCVIISNHQSILDMMGLMEALPERCVQIAKRELLFLGPVGLIMYLGGIFFINRQHSRTAVTVMADVGERMVRENLKVWIYPEGTRNDNGDLLPFKKGAFYLAIQTQVPIIPIVYSSFSSFYNPKTKLFSSGTIRVEVLDAIPTSGLTVADVPKLMDTCHQAMRTTFFRISKIAQENGATARQGS from the exons GATCATCCAATGGTTTGTCCTGAGCTTCAAGTATGTATTTGGCCTTCGTTTCGAGATAAAGGGTCGCCAGAAGCTGGAGTTGGACCACCCCTGTGTCATCATTTCTAACCACCAGAGCATCCTGGACATGATGG GCCTTATGGAGGCCCTACCCGAGCGCTGTGTGCAGATCGCCAAGCGGGAGCTGCTCTTCTTGGGGCCTGTGGGCCTGATTATGTACCTCGGGGGCATCTTCTTCATCAACCGGCAGCACTCCAGGACCGCTGTCACCGTGATGGCCGATGTAGGCGAGCGCATGGTCAGGGAGAAT ctcAAAGTATGGATCTATCCTGAGGGCACACGGAATGACAATGGAGACCTGCTACCTTTCAAGAAAGGTGCCTTCTACCTGGCCATCCAGACCCAG GTGCCTATCATCCCCATCGTCTACTCCAGCTTCTCCTCCTTCTACAACCCCAAGACGAAGCTCTTCAGCTCAG GAACAATCAGGGTGGAGGTGCTGGATGCCATCCCCACCAGCGGCCTCACAGTCGCAGACGTCCCCAAGCTTATGGACACCTGCCACCAGGCCATGAGGACCACGTTCTTCCGCATATCCAAGATCGCCCAGGAGAATGGGGCCACTGCGAGGCAGGGCTCCTAG